Proteins encoded in a region of the Bacteroidota bacterium genome:
- a CDS encoding KUP/HAK/KT family potassium transporter, with translation MASHNHSRITLGGLLISLGIIYGDIGTSPLYVMKAIVGDQRINQDLVLGGLSCVIWTLTLMTTVKYVIITLRADNKGEGGIFSLYALIRRQKRWLIFPAIIGGATLLADGIITPSISVSSAVEGLRILNPEINTIPIVLVILSLLFFVQQFGTAAIGKSFGPVMLVWFLVLFVLGLYSLLQTPEVLLAVNPVYAWNLLINYPGGFLLLGAVFLCTTGAEALYSDLGHAGRANIRLSWVLVKLCLLVNYLGQGAWLLRHSGQLLEGQNPFFQLMPAWFLPFGILLATLATIIASQALISGSFTLISEAVQLELWPKSKIIYPTEQKGQLYLPGINLLLWIGCLGIVLYFRESEHMEAAYGLAITITMLITTVLLGFYLAKRGTHAALLGPLMVLFLTVEGIFFVSNTHKFMDGGWVSLLIAIALVLVMLIWRRGRILKARYTDYVDLAGYLPMLQELSQDESVSKYSTHLIYLTSAPSNRKVEWKILYSIFRKQPKRADTYWFIHVDVTDDPHTREFEVETLVPGQVFRVNFTLGFRVQPRINLLYRKVVENMIASGEVDILSRYTSLRNHQQAGDFRFIVIDRFLSAENELPFFERIGMKSYFFLKHFTQGDEQSFGLDSSSATVEKVPFIITPPKDFSLKRIQRENTA, from the coding sequence ATGGCAAGTCATAACCATTCGCGCATTACCCTGGGGGGGCTGCTCATCTCACTAGGCATCATTTATGGCGACATTGGCACCAGCCCACTGTACGTAATGAAGGCCATAGTGGGCGACCAGCGGATTAACCAGGACCTGGTGCTGGGGGGCCTGAGCTGTGTGATATGGACCCTGACGCTGATGACCACAGTCAAGTACGTCATCATCACCCTGCGGGCCGATAACAAAGGCGAGGGGGGGATCTTCTCGCTCTACGCGCTCATCCGGCGGCAAAAGCGCTGGCTAATCTTCCCCGCCATCATTGGCGGGGCCACCCTGCTAGCCGACGGCATTATTACGCCCAGCATCTCCGTCAGCTCGGCCGTAGAGGGCCTGCGCATCCTGAATCCGGAGATCAATACCATTCCCATTGTACTCGTTATCCTGAGCCTGCTGTTTTTCGTACAGCAGTTTGGCACCGCAGCCATTGGCAAAAGCTTTGGGCCGGTCATGCTGGTGTGGTTTCTGGTCCTGTTTGTACTAGGCCTGTACAGCCTGCTACAAACACCGGAGGTGCTGCTGGCCGTAAACCCGGTGTATGCCTGGAACCTGCTTATCAACTATCCGGGTGGATTTTTGCTGCTGGGGGCTGTTTTCCTCTGCACCACGGGGGCCGAGGCCCTGTACAGCGACCTGGGCCATGCCGGCCGGGCAAACATCCGCCTAAGCTGGGTGCTGGTGAAGCTATGCCTGCTGGTAAACTACCTGGGCCAGGGTGCCTGGCTGCTGCGCCACAGTGGCCAGCTGCTGGAGGGGCAGAATCCCTTTTTCCAGCTTATGCCAGCCTGGTTTCTCCCCTTTGGCATCCTGCTGGCCACCCTGGCAACCATCATTGCCAGCCAGGCGCTCATCAGCGGCAGCTTCACCCTCATCAGCGAGGCCGTACAGCTGGAACTGTGGCCCAAGAGCAAGATTATCTACCCCACCGAGCAGAAGGGGCAGCTGTACCTGCCGGGCATTAACCTGCTGCTGTGGATCGGCTGCCTGGGCATTGTGCTGTACTTTCGGGAAAGCGAGCACATGGAGGCCGCATACGGGCTGGCCATTACCATCACCATGCTGATCACAACCGTGCTGCTGGGCTTCTACCTGGCCAAGCGGGGCACCCATGCGGCCCTACTTGGGCCACTCATGGTTCTCTTCCTTACGGTAGAGGGCATCTTCTTTGTAAGTAATACGCACAAGTTTATGGACGGCGGCTGGGTATCCCTGCTCATCGCCATTGCCCTGGTGCTGGTAATGCTGATATGGCGGCGGGGCCGCATCCTGAAGGCACGGTATACGGACTATGTAGACCTGGCTGGATACCTGCCCATGCTGCAGGAGCTGAGCCAGGACGAAAGTGTAAGCAAGTACAGCACCCACCTCATCTACCTCACCTCGGCACCCTCCAACCGCAAGGTGGAGTGGAAGATCCTCTACAGCATCTTTCGCAAGCAGCCCAAGCGGGCAGATACGTACTGGTTTATCCACGTAGACGTAACCGATGACCCACACACCCGCGAGTTTGAGGTAGAGACCCTCGTGCCCGGCCAGGTGTTTCGCGTAAACTTTACCCTGGGCTTCCGGGTGCAGCCGCGCATCAACCTGCTGTACAGAAAAGTGGTGGAAAACATGATTGCAAGCGGAGAGGTGGATATCCTGAGCCGATATACCAGCCTGAGAAACCACCAGCAGGCTGGCGATTTTCGGTTTATTGTCATCGACCGTTTCCTGAGCGCAGAGAACGAGCTTCCGTTCTTTGAGCGCATTGGCATGAAGAGCTATTTCTTCCTGAAGCACTTCACGCAGGGAGATGAGCAGAGCTTTGGGCTGGATAGCAGCTCCGCCACCGTAGAAAAAGTGCCCTTCATTATTACGCCCCCAAAAGATTTTAGCCTGAAAAGAATACAAAGAGAGAACACTGCCTAG
- a CDS encoding sterol desaturase family protein, with translation MFEFFADIFGPLVDIYARELRRPIPNPLIFGVPFFVLFIFVEILFVHRPKRGYRLYNMKDMLGSMGMGAGAILVESFTSTVRLMLFGYLFLLADPLRATLFGYHTIGGGQGLLDLSWAQYWWVWALVIIADDFNFYWHHRFSHTVRVLWAAHIVHHSSEHFNLGSTAIRNGWATILYKPLFWLWMPLVGFHPVAIITALAVNAIYQYFLHIKWMPSWGFVGRWILNSPWLHQIHHSCNVEYMDKNHSGMFIIWDRLFGTYKEHLPRLEPRFGVTHPPASYNPLVIFGHEYAHIWQDVRRAPSLHAAFMYIFGPPGWSHDGSSMTAKQLNEALENKTLRLSDLPPTLQDHFREFHPDLAAAQASEPNKPYKHAVADLTAA, from the coding sequence ATGTTCGAGTTTTTTGCAGATATCTTTGGCCCGCTGGTAGACATCTATGCGCGCGAGCTGCGCCGGCCGATACCCAACCCCCTGATTTTCGGGGTCCCCTTCTTTGTCCTGTTCATCTTTGTCGAAATCCTGTTTGTGCACAGGCCCAAGCGGGGCTACAGGCTGTACAATATGAAGGACATGCTCGGCAGCATGGGCATGGGGGCGGGTGCCATCTTGGTCGAGAGTTTTACCAGCACTGTCCGGCTCATGCTGTTTGGCTACCTTTTTTTGCTGGCCGACCCCCTGCGTGCCACACTTTTTGGCTACCACACCATAGGGGGGGGGCAGGGCCTGCTAGACCTAAGCTGGGCGCAGTACTGGTGGGTATGGGCACTGGTTATCATTGCCGATGATTTCAACTTCTACTGGCACCACCGTTTTAGCCATACGGTGCGGGTGCTGTGGGCCGCGCACATTGTGCACCACAGCAGCGAGCACTTCAACCTGGGCAGCACCGCCATCCGGAACGGATGGGCCACCATCCTGTACAAGCCACTCTTCTGGCTCTGGATGCCCCTGGTGGGCTTTCACCCCGTGGCCATTATTACCGCCCTGGCCGTAAATGCCATTTACCAGTATTTTTTGCACATCAAGTGGATGCCGAGTTGGGGTTTTGTAGGCCGCTGGATACTAAACTCGCCCTGGCTGCACCAGATACACCACAGCTGTAATGTGGAATATATGGACAAGAACCACAGTGGGATGTTCATCATCTGGGATCGCCTGTTTGGCACCTACAAGGAGCATCTGCCCCGGCTAGAGCCCCGTTTTGGCGTAACGCACCCCCCTGCCAGCTACAACCCGCTGGTTATTTTTGGCCACGAATATGCCCACATCTGGCAGGATGTACGCCGTGCCCCCAGCCTGCATGCCGCCTTTATGTACATCTTTGGCCCCCCGGGCTGGAGCCACGATGGCAGCAGCATGACAGCCAAGCAGCTAAATGAGGCCCTGGAGAACAAAACCCTGCGCCTGAGCGACCTGCCCCCTACGCTACAGGATCATTTTCGCGAGTTCCACCCCGACCTGGCTGCTGCCCAGGCCAGCGAGCCGAACAAACCGTACAAGCACGCTGTGGCAGACCTGACCGCAGCCTAG
- a CDS encoding sigma-70 family RNA polymerase sigma factor — MTPEEREQKVKNDRLFEAEMMPHIKSLYHFAFRLAGDEDDANDLVQDAYLKAYRFIGSYERGSNAKAWLFRILKNSFINNYRKQSKEPGKIDYEEAETFLQTGKAAYSDSIDGRERMFRDLIGDEVTKALSSLPVDFRTVIILCDIEEFTYEEISKIVDIPIGTVRSRLHRARKMLREALMDYAVSMGYDTDDEPEDA, encoded by the coding sequence ATGACCCCCGAAGAGCGCGAGCAGAAGGTTAAGAATGACCGCCTGTTCGAGGCCGAGATGATGCCCCACATCAAGAGTCTGTACCACTTCGCCTTCCGCCTGGCAGGCGATGAAGACGATGCCAACGACCTGGTACAGGATGCCTACCTGAAGGCTTACCGCTTTATCGGCAGCTATGAGCGGGGCAGTAATGCAAAGGCCTGGCTCTTTCGTATCCTGAAGAACAGTTTTATAAACAACTACCGAAAGCAGAGCAAGGAGCCTGGAAAGATAGACTACGAGGAAGCCGAGACTTTTCTGCAAACAGGGAAGGCCGCTTATTCCGACAGCATAGATGGCCGCGAACGCATGTTTCGAGACCTTATCGGAGACGAGGTAACCAAGGCGCTCTCTAGCCTGCCGGTAGATTTTAGAACGGTCATCATCCTGTGCGACATAGAAGAGTTTACCTACGAGGAGATTTCCAAGATTGTAGACATCCCCATCGGCACCGTGCGTAGCCGGCTGCACCGTGCACGTAAGATGCTGCGCGAGGCACTTATGGACTATGCCGTTTCTATGGGCTATGATACGGACGATGAACCCGAAGATGCGTGA
- a CDS encoding VTT domain-containing protein, with protein sequence MEWFDTVIGFFQEAVNPESIIKYGGLWLLFLVIFAETGLLIGFFLPGDSLLFTAGLLAADPALSTTHASFFEFGYFSVLFFISISAVVGDNVGYYIGRRYGPRIFVRPESRIFRPEYVQMTRQFFDKHGAKALVLGRFLPIIRTFAPVLAGVAHLEYRRFMFFNLLGGLLWVGGLVSLGYWLGRGYPAIREYYEYIVIGFIVVTAIPIVRFYLSQRKKPKEPAKSKADLTKAYMREAEAVGKMDLREDTEKAGDLHG encoded by the coding sequence ATGGAGTGGTTTGATACCGTAATTGGTTTTTTTCAGGAGGCGGTAAACCCTGAGTCCATCATCAAGTATGGAGGTCTGTGGTTGCTGTTCCTGGTCATATTTGCTGAAACAGGCCTCTTGATTGGCTTCTTTCTTCCGGGCGATAGTTTGCTTTTTACCGCTGGCCTGCTGGCTGCCGACCCCGCCCTTAGTACCACGCATGCCAGCTTTTTCGAGTTCGGCTACTTCAGCGTGTTGTTCTTTATTAGCATATCCGCTGTGGTGGGCGATAATGTGGGCTACTACATTGGCCGCCGGTATGGCCCGCGCATCTTTGTGCGGCCCGAGAGTCGAATCTTTCGGCCCGAGTATGTGCAGATGACCCGCCAGTTTTTTGACAAGCATGGAGCCAAAGCCCTGGTGCTAGGCCGTTTCTTGCCCATCATCCGCACTTTTGCGCCTGTACTGGCAGGCGTGGCGCACCTGGAGTACCGCCGGTTCATGTTCTTCAACCTGCTGGGCGGCCTCCTGTGGGTAGGTGGCCTGGTTAGCCTGGGCTATTGGCTCGGACGGGGCTACCCGGCTATACGCGAATACTACGAGTATATTGTGATTGGCTTCATTGTGGTAACAGCCATTCCCATCGTGCGTTTCTACCTGAGTCAGCGCAAAAAGCCGAAGGAGCCTGCCAAAAGTAAGGCCGACCTGACCAAGGCGTATATGCGCGAGGCCGAAGCCGTGGGCAAGATGGACCTGCGCGAGGATACCGAGAAGGCCGGAGACCTACACGGATGA
- the dtd gene encoding D-aminoacyl-tRNA deacylase: MRALVQRVTEAGVVISGSLHGQIGQGLVVLLGIEEADLEADATWLAQKISQLRIFADEDDKMNLSVQDVDGQVLVVSQFTLHASTQRGNRPSFIRAAKPEIAIPLYQFFVQQLGQGVAQPIVTGVFGADMKIPLVNDGPVTIWLDSKNRE, encoded by the coding sequence ATGAGGGCACTTGTTCAGCGTGTTACAGAGGCCGGCGTGGTTATATCCGGCAGCCTGCATGGCCAGATAGGCCAGGGCCTGGTGGTACTGCTAGGCATTGAGGAAGCCGACCTGGAAGCAGATGCCACCTGGCTGGCACAAAAGATTTCGCAGCTCCGCATCTTTGCCGACGAGGACGACAAGATGAACCTATCGGTGCAAGACGTAGATGGACAAGTTCTGGTCGTCAGTCAGTTTACCCTACACGCCAGTACGCAGCGGGGCAATAGGCCCAGCTTCATCCGCGCTGCCAAGCCCGAAATAGCCATTCCGCTCTACCAGTTTTTTGTTCAGCAGCTGGGCCAGGGTGTGGCCCAGCCCATAGTTACCGGTGTTTTCGGCGCAGATATGAAGATCCCACTGGTGAACGACGGGCCCGTTACCATCTGGCTGGATAGTAAAAACCGGGAATAG
- a CDS encoding YdcF family protein has translation MPWRKWIKPVGWLVLLLLLWGQRKELLLGLSGWLAATDVPGTTAPRQALFVLAGGPIERGYYAARLYQAGVSRRIICTGELEPQEAVLDCRAAAEAALTRKAILHRGVPENSVAKLPVGTSTQEEVKAILAYCQQHHLTRIGLVSSRFHTRRIRLVAERSAWLMGIDLAIYGAPSIQYDPELWWKTENGLLFVFSEYVKLAYYLYKY, from the coding sequence ATGCCATGGCGTAAGTGGATCAAACCGGTGGGCTGGCTGGTCTTGCTGCTCCTGCTCTGGGGCCAGAGGAAGGAGCTGCTGCTGGGCCTGAGTGGCTGGCTAGCCGCCACCGATGTGCCGGGCACTACGGCCCCCCGCCAGGCACTGTTTGTACTGGCAGGCGGGCCCATAGAGCGGGGCTACTATGCCGCCAGGCTGTATCAGGCAGGTGTGAGCAGGCGCATTATCTGCACTGGCGAGCTGGAGCCGCAAGAAGCTGTGCTGGACTGCCGCGCCGCTGCCGAGGCAGCACTCACCCGCAAGGCAATCCTGCACCGGGGGGTGCCGGAAAACAGTGTGGCAAAGCTACCCGTAGGTACTAGCACCCAGGAAGAGGTGAAGGCTATACTGGCCTACTGCCAGCAGCACCACCTTACACGCATCGGCTTGGTTAGCAGTCGCTTCCACACGCGCCGCATCCGCCTGGTAGCCGAGCGCTCGGCCTGGCTAATGGGCATAGACCTGGCCATCTATGGTGCACCGTCCATTCAGTATGATCCGGAGCTTTGGTGGAAAACCGAGAATGGGTTACTTTTTGTTTTCTCGGAATATGTAAAGCTGGCCTACTACCTGTACAAATACTAG